One window of Caldalkalibacillus uzonensis genomic DNA carries:
- a CDS encoding PaaI family thioesterase has translation MVKQPLATINMNIHYFAPVRQGKLVAKAHVIQQGYRIISAEGEIADEEGRLLAKGMATFKVLRNQGGSKT, from the coding sequence ATGGTTAAACAGCCGCTGGCTACTATTAATATGAATATTCATTATTTTGCCCCTGTTCGTCAAGGAAAACTGGTGGCCAAAGCTCATGTCATTCAGCAAGGATACCGTATCATCTCTGCGGAAGGTGAAATCGCTGATGAAGAGGGGCGCTTGTTAGCCAAAGGCATGGCCACATTTAAAGTTCTGCGCAATCAAGGGGGGAGTAAGACATGA
- a CDS encoding acyl-CoA dehydrogenase family protein — translation MFAKLTTEVEQMRTMIRNFVENEVEPCAQQIEEEDAIPEHLVEKAKALGLFGMSIPEEYGGIGLNTVGKAVILQELGRTHNGFVSLISAHTGIGSTGLVKLASERLKEKYLPRMATGELIAAFALSEPSAGSDATNLKTRAEKRGDKWILNGMKHFITNGPVADVITVFAVTDKEKGAKGGITAFLVEKNFPGFSVGKIDKKMGLRGSYTSQIIFEDCEVPEENVIGEVGMGYVSALKILGEGRVGLAARSVGSCDKLIEMSARYAKERVQFGKPIAENQGIQWMLAEMATETEAARTLTLKAAQLIDEGKKAIKEASMAKLFATEVFNRVADKAVQIHGGMGYIAEYPAERFYRDARITKIYEGTNEIQKIIIARQVLNEV, via the coding sequence ATGTTTGCCAAGTTAACAACTGAAGTGGAACAAATGAGGACCATGATCCGCAACTTTGTAGAGAATGAGGTGGAACCTTGTGCCCAGCAAATTGAAGAAGAGGATGCTATCCCAGAGCATTTAGTGGAAAAAGCCAAAGCGTTAGGCCTGTTTGGGATGAGTATTCCGGAAGAGTATGGGGGGATCGGGCTGAATACAGTGGGTAAAGCGGTCATTTTACAAGAATTAGGGCGGACCCACAATGGTTTTGTCTCCCTGATTAGTGCCCACACGGGCATTGGTAGTACAGGTTTGGTCAAGCTGGCTTCTGAACGGCTCAAAGAGAAATACTTACCCAGAATGGCCACAGGAGAATTAATTGCTGCTTTCGCTTTGTCTGAACCGTCTGCGGGCTCCGACGCCACTAATCTGAAAACACGGGCCGAAAAGCGGGGAGACAAGTGGATTCTCAATGGCATGAAGCACTTTATCACCAATGGTCCGGTGGCTGATGTGATCACTGTTTTTGCCGTGACGGACAAGGAGAAAGGAGCCAAGGGAGGGATCACTGCCTTTTTGGTAGAGAAAAACTTCCCTGGTTTTAGCGTGGGCAAAATTGATAAGAAGATGGGGTTGAGAGGTTCTTATACATCCCAAATTATTTTTGAAGATTGTGAAGTACCTGAAGAAAACGTCATTGGTGAAGTGGGCATGGGGTATGTCTCTGCTTTGAAAATCCTGGGTGAGGGACGAGTAGGTTTGGCCGCCAGAAGTGTAGGCTCTTGCGACAAATTGATTGAGATGTCGGCCCGTTACGCCAAGGAAAGGGTTCAGTTTGGCAAACCGATTGCCGAAAATCAGGGCATCCAGTGGATGCTGGCCGAAATGGCCACTGAAACGGAAGCAGCCCGCACGCTGACACTGAAGGCAGCCCAGCTGATTGATGAAGGTAAGAAAGCGATCAAAGAGGCTTCCATGGCCAAACTGTTTGCCACAGAAGTGTTTAACCGGGTGGCAGATAAAGCGGTCCAAATTCACGGTGGGATGGGATATATTGCTGAATACCCGGCGGAACGTTTTTACCGGGATGCCCGTATCACCAAGATTTATGAAGGGACAAATGAAATTCAAAAGATCATTATTGCCCGCCAGGTGCTTAATGAAGTGTAA
- a CDS encoding thiolase family protein: MNKEHVVIVSAVRTPIGRFGGSLKDISSGHLAAHVIKEAVSRAGISPEQVDEVIMGEVRQTTESSNVARVAALRAGIPETSPAFTVNRLCASGMQAIATAVQQIAFQQADIVVAGGTENMSRAPIYLRQARFGEGTPHLVDSNLENGQQPMEIYGSHLGMGMTAENVAERYQISREDQDAFALQSQQKAVKAINEGKFKEEIVPVEVKQKKQTFLFDTDEFPRPNTTLEVLSQLRPAFKEGGTVTAGNACGRNDGATALVLMSEEKAKALSLQPLARIVDWATAGVSPEVMGIGPVPALQKLLGRTGKRLDEIGLIELNEAFAAQAVAVIREAQLDPEKVNVNGGAIALGHPLGATGARIVTTLLYEMRRRNEQYGIATLCVGGGQGMAMMLELV; the protein is encoded by the coding sequence ATGAACAAGGAACATGTCGTTATTGTCAGTGCTGTGAGAACTCCGATCGGCCGGTTTGGGGGTTCCCTGAAAGATATCTCTTCCGGTCACTTGGCTGCCCATGTGATCAAAGAGGCGGTCAGCCGGGCGGGCATCTCCCCGGAACAAGTAGATGAAGTGATTATGGGGGAGGTTCGTCAAACAACCGAATCGTCCAACGTGGCCAGGGTTGCGGCGCTTCGGGCAGGCATCCCCGAAACATCACCCGCTTTTACCGTGAACCGTTTATGTGCTTCAGGCATGCAGGCCATTGCTACTGCTGTGCAGCAAATTGCGTTTCAGCAGGCAGACATTGTAGTGGCTGGGGGAACTGAAAATATGAGCCGGGCGCCTATCTATCTCCGCCAAGCCCGCTTTGGAGAAGGAACACCTCATCTTGTCGACTCCAATTTAGAAAACGGGCAGCAACCGATGGAGATCTACGGCAGTCATTTGGGGATGGGGATGACAGCCGAAAACGTGGCTGAACGGTACCAGATAAGCCGGGAAGATCAGGACGCTTTTGCCCTGCAAAGCCAGCAGAAAGCAGTCAAAGCGATCAATGAAGGGAAATTTAAAGAAGAAATTGTACCAGTTGAAGTCAAACAAAAAAAGCAAACTTTTCTGTTTGATACCGATGAGTTCCCCCGTCCAAACACCACCCTGGAAGTGTTGAGTCAACTCCGTCCTGCATTTAAGGAAGGGGGAACGGTAACGGCGGGCAATGCTTGCGGTCGGAATGACGGTGCCACAGCGCTTGTTTTAATGAGTGAAGAAAAGGCGAAGGCATTGTCCCTTCAGCCACTGGCTCGTATTGTGGATTGGGCCACAGCTGGTGTATCCCCCGAGGTAATGGGTATCGGTCCTGTTCCTGCACTGCAAAAACTCCTGGGACGAACCGGCAAGCGTCTGGATGAGATCGGCTTGATTGAGCTGAATGAAGCGTTTGCCGCCCAAGCTGTGGCCGTGATCCGGGAAGCACAGCTTGATCCGGAAAAAGTGAATGTGAACGGAGGCGCCATTGCGTTGGGGCATCCCCTTGGTGCAACAGGAGCCAGAATTGTTACCACATTGCTGTATGAGATGAGGAGAAGAAATGAGCAGTATGGCATTGCCACCTTGTGTGTCGGGGGCGGGCAAGGCATGGCCATGATGCTTGAATTGGTCTAA
- a CDS encoding thiolase family protein, with amino-acid sequence MNEAVIVSAVRTPIAKARGALKNLHPSVYGALVIKEALKRAGLEGGEVEDGIFGNCLAGGGNMARLTLLEAGLPLFVPGITIDRQCGSGINAAVLAAQSVRSGSADILVAGGTESMTRTPYLLAPQERAFDRNPPQFVRRRLSPDSIGDPPMGITAENLAEQYGISREEQDQFAYESQQKMARAMTEGRFQEQIVPVPLKGKQGETILFDTDEHPRPETTMEALLKLPPVFKEGGTVTAGNSSGVNDGASALVIMSDREAAKRGLEPLARITHWAVAGVDPNIMGIGPVPATQKVLEKAGKSLDDIDLIEINEAFAAQVLACDRELHFDRSKVNVNGGAIAHGHPIAATGAMLITKLVYEMKRRDVKRGLVTACIGGGQGIAVIVER; translated from the coding sequence ATGAATGAGGCGGTTATTGTTTCTGCTGTCAGAACCCCTATTGCTAAGGCAAGGGGTGCTTTAAAAAATTTACACCCTTCTGTTTACGGGGCACTGGTGATCAAAGAGGCACTTAAACGGGCTGGTCTTGAGGGGGGTGAAGTGGAAGATGGGATTTTCGGTAACTGTCTGGCGGGAGGGGGTAATATGGCCCGGCTGACGCTTTTGGAAGCGGGATTACCGCTCTTCGTTCCGGGCATCACCATTGACCGGCAATGTGGTTCAGGCATCAATGCAGCGGTCTTGGCAGCCCAGTCGGTCCGGTCAGGAAGTGCCGACATTCTTGTTGCTGGCGGGACGGAAAGTATGACCCGGACCCCTTACCTGCTTGCCCCTCAGGAGCGGGCGTTTGACCGCAATCCGCCCCAGTTTGTCAGACGCCGGCTATCTCCCGATTCAATCGGCGATCCGCCGATGGGCATTACGGCTGAAAATTTGGCGGAACAATATGGAATTTCCAGAGAAGAGCAAGATCAATTTGCCTATGAAAGCCAGCAAAAAATGGCCAGAGCGATGACAGAAGGGCGGTTTCAAGAGCAAATTGTACCTGTTCCCTTAAAAGGAAAACAAGGGGAAACCATTTTATTTGATACCGATGAGCATCCCCGCCCTGAAACGACCATGGAAGCCCTGCTCAAGCTGCCGCCTGTGTTTAAGGAAGGGGGAACGGTGACGGCCGGAAATTCTTCAGGCGTTAACGACGGTGCTTCTGCGCTGGTGATCATGTCTGACAGGGAGGCGGCCAAAAGGGGCTTGGAACCCCTGGCACGCATCACCCATTGGGCGGTGGCTGGGGTAGATCCCAATATCATGGGGATTGGTCCAGTTCCGGCGACGCAAAAAGTGTTGGAGAAGGCCGGTAAAAGCCTGGATGACATTGATCTGATAGAGATCAATGAAGCTTTTGCCGCACAAGTACTGGCCTGTGACCGGGAACTACACTTTGACCGGTCTAAAGTAAATGTGAACGGAGGCGCCATTGCTCACGGCCATCCCATTGCCGCTACCGGGGCCATGCTCATCACCAAGCTCGTCTATGAAATGAAGCGGCGTGATGTAAAGCGGGGGTTGGTTACTGCTTGCATTGGCGGGGGCCAGGGCATCGCTGTTATTGTGGAAAGATAG
- a CDS encoding enoyl-CoA hydratase/isomerase family protein, translating into MGFENIKVEYSGRLAYIIINRPEVRNALNKHTLDEMKQALEELKTNLDVGCVVFTGAGEKSFAAGADIAQLNEKGMLDALQSGSMQEFYDYIELYEKPTIAMINGFALGGGCELAMAADIRIASTNAKLGLPELNLSIIPGAGGTQRLARIVGKGKALEMILTGKIITAEEAERIGLVSAVAEPAQLQAKVEEVAEQILAKGPLAVRLAKLSVHYGTETDIKTGLLIEKLSQAILFATEDKQEGTRAFLEKRKANFQGK; encoded by the coding sequence ATGGGTTTTGAAAACATTAAAGTGGAGTACAGCGGCAGATTGGCCTACATCATCATCAATCGTCCTGAGGTGCGCAACGCCTTAAATAAGCATACGTTAGATGAAATGAAACAGGCGTTGGAAGAATTGAAGACCAACCTAGATGTCGGGTGTGTTGTGTTTACGGGGGCTGGGGAGAAATCTTTCGCGGCCGGAGCCGACATTGCCCAATTAAATGAGAAGGGGATGCTGGATGCCCTTCAGTCTGGTTCAATGCAGGAATTTTACGATTATATTGAGCTGTATGAGAAACCAACCATTGCCATGATCAATGGTTTTGCCCTTGGCGGAGGGTGTGAACTGGCCATGGCTGCGGATATCCGCATCGCTTCAACCAACGCCAAACTGGGCCTGCCTGAACTGAATCTGTCCATTATCCCTGGTGCCGGTGGAACCCAGCGGCTGGCCCGCATTGTCGGTAAAGGAAAAGCGCTGGAAATGATCCTGACCGGCAAAATTATCACCGCTGAAGAAGCAGAGCGGATCGGTTTAGTCAGTGCCGTTGCTGAACCAGCGCAGTTACAAGCCAAAGTGGAGGAAGTTGCAGAACAAATCCTGGCCAAAGGGCCGTTAGCAGTCCGTTTAGCCAAATTGTCCGTTCACTATGGCACAGAAACGGATATCAAAACCGGCTTGCTGATTGAAAAACTCTCCCAGGCAATCCTTTTTGCCACCGAAGACAAACAGGAAGGAACCCGGGCTTTTCTGGAGAAGAGGAAAGCTAACTTTCAGGGCAAGTAA
- a CDS encoding 3-hydroxyacyl-CoA dehydrogenase family protein translates to MHIDQVKQIAVIGSGAMGSQIAMVCALAGYPVTVQDIQEESLQKAKASLEGHMERRVKKGRLTAEEVKAAFERLHFTTSLEEAVREADFVIEAIIEKLDAKRELFAKLDQLAPPHAILATNSSTIVSSKIADATQRPEKVCNMHFFNPALVMELVEVVQGPHTSEETAQVTFDLTKRINKTPIWLKKEISGFVANRILGKVMDEAIYLLEQGIATHEEIDLACTKALNHPIGPFALMDLTGIDVNYLVRMQRYQETGDPADKPSKTVMEKYERGEWGRKTGKGFYTYTEDPALKK, encoded by the coding sequence ATGCATATTGATCAAGTGAAACAGATTGCTGTGATTGGTTCTGGAGCGATGGGTTCCCAGATTGCCATGGTGTGTGCCTTGGCAGGCTATCCTGTCACCGTGCAGGATATTCAGGAGGAGAGTTTGCAAAAGGCCAAAGCATCCCTGGAAGGACATATGGAACGCCGGGTGAAAAAAGGCAGACTGACGGCCGAGGAAGTGAAGGCAGCCTTTGAACGGTTGCATTTTACCACTTCCCTTGAGGAGGCCGTGAGGGAAGCCGATTTTGTCATTGAGGCCATTATTGAAAAGCTGGATGCCAAGCGGGAATTGTTTGCCAAGCTGGACCAATTGGCTCCGCCTCATGCCATATTGGCGACCAACAGTTCCACGATTGTCAGCTCTAAGATCGCCGATGCCACCCAGCGGCCGGAAAAAGTGTGTAATATGCACTTCTTTAATCCGGCACTGGTCATGGAACTGGTTGAAGTGGTGCAAGGTCCCCACACGTCTGAAGAAACCGCCCAAGTCACGTTTGATTTAACCAAACGGATTAATAAAACCCCGATCTGGCTGAAAAAAGAAATTTCCGGCTTTGTGGCCAACCGCATCCTGGGCAAAGTGATGGATGAAGCGATATATCTGCTTGAACAAGGCATTGCCACCCATGAGGAAATTGATTTGGCTTGCACCAAAGCATTGAACCATCCCATTGGTCCCTTTGCCTTAATGGATTTGACTGGCATAGATGTTAATTATCTCGTGCGTATGCAACGCTATCAGGAGACCGGCGATCCCGCTGACAAGCCTTCCAAAACGGTAATGGAAAAATATGAACGGGGTGAGTGGGGACGCAAGACAGGAAAGGGCTTTTACACGTATACGGAAGATCCCGCCCTTAAGAAATAG
- a CDS encoding acyl-CoA dehydrogenase family protein — protein MDFSLTEEQKEFQKLARDFAKNEIRPVAHIYDESEEMPWEVIKKAAKLGLTAYRYPAEYGGLGINDPITSLIITEELAWGCAGIATAINGTGLAATAIMIAGTEEQKKKYIPMFCDPDNPRLGAMGLTEPGAGSDVASMKTTAIRDGDEYVLNGTKQFITNGGIADVHVIFAQTQPGSGWEGIAAFVVDKDTTGLKMGQKEKKMGVRASHTAQVILEDCRIPAENRLGGEPGSPTYITGLAALKMLEATRPSVGAAALGIARAAYEYALEYARERKQFGKPIIKQQAIAFKLADMATEIEAARLLIWKAAWMVKNKLPFTRGEGSMAKLFAGDVAVRTALEAIQILGGYGYIREYPVEKFLRDAKIYQIWEGTAEIQRLVISRMIEKNG, from the coding sequence ATTGACTTTAGCTTAACTGAGGAGCAAAAAGAGTTTCAAAAGCTGGCCCGGGATTTTGCCAAGAATGAGATCCGACCCGTGGCTCATATCTATGATGAGTCGGAAGAGATGCCCTGGGAAGTGATCAAAAAAGCAGCGAAGCTGGGACTGACAGCTTACCGGTATCCGGCAGAATATGGCGGATTGGGCATTAACGACCCTATTACGTCACTTATTATTACCGAGGAGCTGGCCTGGGGTTGTGCTGGCATTGCTACAGCCATAAACGGGACTGGTCTGGCTGCCACAGCCATTATGATTGCCGGAACGGAAGAACAAAAGAAAAAGTATATTCCCATGTTTTGCGATCCTGATAACCCCAGGTTAGGGGCTATGGGGCTGACGGAGCCAGGGGCAGGTTCTGATGTGGCTTCCATGAAGACAACTGCGATCAGAGATGGAGATGAATATGTACTGAATGGGACAAAACAGTTTATCACCAATGGGGGCATCGCTGACGTTCATGTTATTTTTGCCCAAACACAGCCAGGCTCTGGCTGGGAGGGAATCGCGGCATTTGTGGTGGATAAAGACACAACTGGCCTGAAAATGGGTCAAAAAGAGAAAAAAATGGGTGTTCGTGCCTCTCACACAGCCCAGGTCATTCTGGAAGATTGCCGCATTCCCGCTGAAAACAGACTGGGAGGGGAGCCCGGTTCTCCCACTTATATCACCGGTTTGGCTGCCTTAAAAATGCTTGAAGCGACCCGGCCGTCGGTGGGGGCTGCTGCCTTAGGCATAGCCCGGGCTGCTTATGAATATGCCTTGGAGTATGCCAGAGAGCGCAAGCAGTTTGGCAAACCGATTATTAAACAGCAGGCGATTGCCTTTAAACTGGCCGATATGGCCACAGAGATTGAAGCAGCCAGACTTTTGATCTGGAAGGCGGCCTGGATGGTAAAAAATAAGCTGCCTTTTACACGGGGTGAAGGAAGCATGGCCAAACTGTTTGCCGGTGATGTGGCCGTCAGAACAGCCCTGGAGGCGATTCAAATTTTGGGTGGCTATGGTTATATCAGGGAGTACCCCGTTGAGAAATTCCTGCGGGATGCAAAGATTTATCAAATTTGGGAAGGGACAGCTGAGATCCAGCGTTTGGTTATTTCGCGCATGATTGAGAAGAATGGATAA